The following proteins are co-located in the Pseudomonas synxantha genome:
- a CDS encoding MGH1-like glycoside hydrolase domain-containing protein, with protein MTAVPATRLLDTIEGQRLLTQDAERWREWGPYLSERQWGTVREDYSADGDAWAYFPHEQARSRAYRWGEDGLAGFSDKAQRWCLGLALWNERDAILKERLFGLNNAEGNHGEDVKELYFFVDGVPSHAYMRMLYKYPHAAFPYADLIAENARRGLGDAEYEILDTGVFEDNHYCDVSVEYAKHQPDDIFMRVTVHNRSDQPTRLQVLPQLWARNDWSWTFDAPKPSLTLEGDRVLARHHELDDRHLSAWGQDGVQWLFCENESNFAKLGGQPTPGPFKDGINDYVVEGDQGAIRGDAGTKVAARFSLELAGLESKSLYLRFAPLDAPEVNARKLFEQRRQEADDFYAALQQGIADDDARNVQRQALAGLLWSKQLYYFDVNQWLDGDPAQPAPPPERLHIRNTHWRHLSNFDILSMPDTWEYPWYASWDQGFQAVAIALIDPGYAKQQLLLLVKDRFMHPNGQLPAYEWRFDDANPPVHAWASWRVYQQDKALTGVGDMDFLERIFHKLLLNFSWWVNRKDAEGRNLFQGGFLGLDNIALFDRSAALPPGYQLDQADGTAWVAAYALDLMRIGLELAKRNVVYVDIAVKFFEHFLYIAGAINRVDDSAEGLWDEQDLFFYDVLHRPDGQNEPVRLRSIVGLMPLFAVLVLEQREHEGLEGLRERLLGFMHHRPDLAKLVSRWNEPGQGNRLLLALLRGERTKDLLRRMLDENEFLSAFGVRSLSKAFAEQPLALQMNGDTLCASYQPGESDSRLYGGNSNWRGPLWMPVNYMLIESLREFHRYYADNFSVEYPTGSGYLASLEEVANSLSQRLTRLFLRDENGLRPSMAGYAQLEADPASRDLVLFHEYFHGETGRGLGASHQTGWSALVALLLQPKS; from the coding sequence ATGACGGCCGTACCCGCAACCCGCCTGCTGGACACGATTGAAGGCCAGCGCCTGCTCACGCAGGACGCCGAGCGTTGGCGCGAGTGGGGCCCGTACCTGAGTGAGCGCCAATGGGGCACGGTGCGCGAAGACTACAGTGCTGACGGTGACGCCTGGGCCTACTTTCCCCATGAACAGGCACGCAGTCGCGCCTATCGCTGGGGCGAGGACGGGTTGGCCGGTTTCAGCGATAAAGCGCAACGCTGGTGCCTGGGCCTGGCGCTATGGAATGAGCGCGACGCAATCCTCAAGGAACGCCTGTTTGGCCTCAACAACGCCGAGGGCAACCACGGTGAAGACGTCAAGGAGCTGTACTTTTTCGTCGATGGCGTACCGAGCCATGCCTACATGCGCATGCTGTACAAATACCCCCATGCCGCTTTTCCCTATGCCGACCTGATCGCCGAAAACGCCCGCCGCGGGCTGGGCGATGCCGAGTATGAAATCCTCGACACCGGTGTGTTTGAAGACAACCACTACTGCGACGTCAGTGTCGAATACGCCAAGCACCAGCCCGACGATATTTTCATGCGCGTCACCGTGCACAACCGCTCGGACCAACCAACGCGCCTGCAGGTGCTGCCCCAGCTGTGGGCGCGCAATGACTGGAGCTGGACCTTCGATGCGCCCAAGCCCAGCTTGACCCTGGAGGGCGACCGCGTGCTGGCCCGCCATCATGAACTGGACGATCGTCATCTCAGCGCCTGGGGCCAGGACGGCGTGCAATGGCTGTTCTGCGAAAACGAGAGCAACTTCGCCAAACTGGGCGGGCAGCCGACGCCCGGGCCGTTCAAGGACGGCATCAACGATTACGTGGTAGAGGGTGATCAAGGGGCCATTCGCGGTGACGCGGGCACCAAGGTGGCGGCGCGATTCAGTCTTGAACTGGCGGGCCTGGAGAGCAAAAGCCTCTATCTGCGCTTTGCCCCTCTGGACGCCCCCGAGGTCAACGCACGCAAGTTGTTCGAACAGCGCCGCCAGGAGGCCGATGACTTCTACGCAGCCTTGCAACAAGGCATCGCCGATGACGATGCGCGCAATGTACAGCGCCAGGCCCTGGCCGGCTTGCTGTGGTCCAAGCAACTGTACTATTTCGACGTCAACCAGTGGCTCGACGGCGACCCGGCCCAGCCTGCGCCGCCGCCCGAGCGTTTACATATCCGCAATACCCATTGGCGGCACCTGTCCAATTTCGACATCCTGTCCATGCCCGACACATGGGAATACCCGTGGTACGCCTCCTGGGACCAGGGCTTCCAGGCGGTGGCCATCGCGCTGATCGACCCGGGCTACGCCAAACAGCAGCTGTTGTTGCTGGTAAAGGACCGCTTCATGCACCCCAACGGCCAGCTGCCCGCCTATGAATGGCGCTTCGACGACGCCAACCCACCCGTGCACGCCTGGGCCAGCTGGCGTGTGTATCAGCAGGACAAGGCGTTGACCGGGGTGGGCGACATGGACTTCCTCGAGCGGATCTTCCACAAGCTGCTGCTGAATTTTTCCTGGTGGGTCAACCGCAAGGATGCCGAGGGCCGCAACCTGTTCCAGGGTGGGTTTCTTGGCCTGGACAATATCGCCTTGTTCGATCGCTCCGCCGCGCTGCCACCGGGTTACCAGTTGGATCAAGCCGACGGCACCGCCTGGGTCGCGGCCTATGCCCTGGACCTGATGCGTATCGGGCTGGAACTGGCCAAGCGCAATGTTGTGTACGTGGACATCGCCGTGAAGTTTTTCGAGCATTTCCTGTATATCGCCGGCGCCATCAACCGCGTCGACGACAGCGCCGAAGGCCTATGGGATGAGCAGGATCTGTTCTTCTACGACGTACTGCATCGCCCCGACGGCCAGAATGAACCGGTGCGCCTGCGTTCGATCGTCGGCCTGATGCCGTTGTTCGCGGTGCTGGTGCTGGAGCAGCGCGAGCATGAGGGGCTGGAAGGATTGCGCGAGCGTCTGCTGGGGTTTATGCATCACCGACCGGACTTGGCCAAACTGGTCTCACGCTGGAACGAACCGGGGCAGGGCAATCGCCTGTTGCTGGCGTTGCTGCGCGGCGAGCGCACCAAGGATCTGCTGCGCCGCATGCTGGATGAAAACGAGTTCCTGTCGGCCTTCGGCGTGCGCTCCTTGTCCAAGGCGTTCGCAGAGCAACCCCTGGCGCTGCAGATGAATGGCGACACGCTGTGCGCCAGTTACCAGCCGGGCGAGTCCGACTCGCGTTTGTATGGCGGCAATTCCAACTGGCGCGGGCCGCTGTGGATGCCGGTTAACTACATGCTGATCGAATCGCTGCGCGAGTTTCACCGCTACTACGCGGATAACTTCTCGGTGGAGTACCCCACGGGCAGCGGTTATCTGGCGTCCCTTGAGGAAGTGGCAAACAGCCTCAGCCAGCGCCTCACGCGCTTGTTTCTACGCGATGAAAATGGCCTGCGCCCTTCGATGGCGGGGTATGCGCAATTGGAAGCGGACCCGGCCAGTCGCGATCTGGTGTTGTTCCATGAGTATTTCCACGGCGAAACCGGGCGTGGCCTGGGGGCGTCGCATCAGACGGGGTGGAGTGCGTTGGTGGCGTTGTTGCTGCAGCCGAAAAGCTAA
- the sohB gene encoding protease SohB, which translates to MDFLAEYASFLAKTVTLVVAILVVLISFAALRSKGRRKSAGQLQVSKLNDFYKGLRERLESSLLDKDQLKALRKAESKTEKKKGKKKPELKPRVFVLDFDGDIKASATESLRHEITALLSLATPKDEVVLRLESGGGMVHSYGLASSQLARIRQAGVPLTVCIDKVAASGGYMMACIGEKIISAPFAILGSIGVVAQLPNVNRLLKKHDIDFEVLTAGEYKRTLTVFGENTEKGREKFQEDLDITHQLFKNFVSRYRPQLAIDDVATGEVWLGVAALDKQLVDELQTSDEYLATKAKTAEVFHLHYAERKSLQERVGLAASGSVDRVLLTWWSRLTQQRFW; encoded by the coding sequence ATGGATTTTTTGGCCGAATACGCGAGCTTTCTGGCGAAGACCGTCACTCTGGTGGTCGCTATTCTGGTGGTACTGATCAGCTTCGCAGCCCTGCGCAGCAAAGGTCGTCGTAAATCCGCCGGCCAATTGCAGGTCAGCAAGCTGAATGATTTCTACAAAGGCCTGCGCGAGCGCCTGGAGTCGAGCCTGCTCGACAAGGACCAGCTCAAGGCCTTGCGCAAAGCCGAGAGCAAGACTGAAAAGAAAAAGGGCAAGAAGAAACCCGAGCTCAAGCCGCGAGTGTTCGTGCTGGATTTCGACGGCGACATCAAGGCCTCGGCCACCGAGAGCCTGCGCCATGAAATCACCGCGCTGCTGAGCCTGGCCACACCCAAGGATGAAGTGGTACTGCGCCTGGAAAGCGGCGGTGGCATGGTGCACAGCTATGGCCTGGCTTCGTCGCAACTGGCGCGCATCCGCCAGGCCGGTGTGCCATTGACCGTGTGCATCGACAAGGTGGCGGCCAGCGGCGGCTACATGATGGCGTGCATCGGCGAGAAGATCATCAGCGCACCGTTCGCCATCCTCGGCTCCATCGGCGTGGTCGCGCAGTTGCCCAACGTCAATCGCTTGCTGAAAAAGCACGATATCGACTTCGAAGTGCTGACTGCCGGCGAATACAAACGCACCCTCACGGTGTTTGGCGAAAATACTGAGAAGGGCCGGGAGAAGTTCCAGGAAGACCTGGATATCACCCACCAGTTGTTCAAGAACTTCGTCTCGCGGTACCGCCCGCAATTGGCGATTGACGATGTAGCGACCGGTGAAGTGTGGCTGGGTGTGGCCGCCCTCGACAAACAGTTGGTCGACGAGCTGCAAACCAGCGATGAATACCTGGCCACCAAGGCCAAGACTGCCGAAGTGTTTCACCTGCACTATGCCGAGCGTAAAAGCCTGCAAGAGCGCGTGGGCCTGGCGGCCAGCGGTTCGGTAGACCGGGTATTGCTGACCTGGTGGAGCCGGCTGACCCAGCAGCGGTTCTGGTAA
- a CDS encoding VOC family protein gives MHATAHVSPDEIRKGFSKAMSDMYRDEVPLYGALLELVAETNAGVLDREPRLAQQLQRTGEIQRLDRERHGAIRLGTAAELATISRLFAVMGMQPVGYYDLTPAGVPVHSTAFRAVHEHALQTSPFRVFTSLLRLELIENPTLRTFAESALAKRSIFTPGALALIEQAETQGGLNASDAEVFICQALETFRWHHTATVTRAQYQQLSDQHRLIADVVAFKGPHINHLTPRTLDIDQVQAAMPGKGITPKAVIEGPPRRQCPILLRQTSFKALDEPIAFTDAHGSHSARFGEIEQRGVALTPKGRALYDQLLNAARDELGAFPTEANAQRYVQLLEQHFQAFPDDHGQMREQGLAYYRYFVTDKGLAARGQADQPRELQALVNAGHVTVEPLVYEDFLPVSAAGIFQSNLGDAAQSHYAANSNQAQFEQALGRKTIDELQLYGQTQQRSIDECLGTLLA, from the coding sequence ATGCACGCCACTGCACATGTCAGCCCCGATGAGATCCGCAAGGGCTTTTCCAAGGCCATGTCCGACATGTACCGCGATGAAGTTCCGCTGTACGGCGCGCTGCTGGAACTGGTGGCCGAGACCAATGCCGGCGTGCTCGACCGCGAACCGCGCCTGGCGCAACAGTTGCAACGCACCGGGGAAATCCAGCGCCTGGACAGGGAGCGCCACGGCGCCATCCGCCTGGGCACCGCTGCGGAACTGGCGACCATCAGCCGCTTGTTCGCGGTCATGGGCATGCAACCGGTGGGCTACTACGACCTCACCCCCGCCGGGGTGCCGGTGCATTCCACCGCCTTTCGCGCCGTGCATGAACACGCACTGCAAACCAGCCCGTTTCGCGTGTTCACCTCATTGTTGCGCCTGGAACTGATCGAAAACCCAACGCTGCGCACGTTCGCCGAAAGCGCCCTGGCCAAGCGCTCGATCTTCACCCCCGGCGCCTTGGCGTTGATCGAACAAGCTGAAACACAAGGTGGCCTGAATGCCAGTGACGCCGAGGTTTTTATCTGCCAAGCCCTGGAGACTTTCCGCTGGCACCACACCGCCACGGTGACGCGCGCGCAGTACCAGCAACTCAGCGACCAGCATCGCCTGATCGCCGACGTGGTGGCGTTCAAGGGCCCGCATATCAACCACCTTACCCCACGCACTCTGGACATTGACCAGGTGCAAGCCGCCATGCCCGGCAAAGGCATCACGCCCAAGGCGGTGATCGAAGGCCCACCGCGGCGCCAATGCCCGATCCTGCTGCGCCAGACCAGCTTCAAGGCCCTCGACGAACCCATCGCCTTCACCGATGCCCACGGCAGCCACAGCGCACGCTTCGGCGAAATCGAACAACGCGGTGTCGCACTGACGCCCAAGGGCCGTGCGCTGTACGACCAACTGCTGAACGCCGCCCGCGATGAACTCGGCGCATTTCCCACTGAGGCCAATGCCCAACGCTATGTGCAATTGCTGGAACAGCACTTTCAGGCGTTCCCCGATGATCATGGGCAGATGCGGGAACAGGGCCTGGCGTACTATCGCTACTTCGTCACCGACAAAGGCCTGGCAGCCCGCGGCCAGGCCGACCAGCCGCGTGAGTTGCAAGCGCTGGTCAACGCCGGTCACGTGACGGTGGAGCCATTGGTGTACGAGGATTTCCTGCCGGTGAGTGCGGCGGGAATCTTCCAGTCAAACCTGGGGGATGCGGCGCAGAGTCATTACGCGGCCAACTCCAACCAGGCGCAATTCGAACAGGCGCTGGGGCGCAAGACGATCGATGAGTTGCAGCTTTACGGCCAGACGCAGCAGCGTTCCATTGATGAATGTTTGGGCACACTGCTGGCATGA
- a CDS encoding SCP2 sterol-binding domain-containing protein has product MTDVAKAVEAMKAKFNPSAAEGLDLVFGFRIDDTKNFSLVVKDKTCELLEGENPDAQVTLVMDSETLEGIVDGSTDGMQAFMGGKLRTEGDMMLAMKLSELFPA; this is encoded by the coding sequence ATGACTGACGTAGCCAAAGCAGTAGAAGCAATGAAAGCCAAATTCAACCCAAGCGCTGCCGAAGGCTTGGACCTGGTATTCGGTTTCCGCATCGACGACACCAAGAACTTTTCGCTGGTGGTCAAGGACAAGACCTGCGAACTGCTGGAAGGCGAAAACCCTGACGCCCAAGTGACCCTGGTCATGGACAGCGAAACCCTGGAAGGCATCGTCGACGGTTCCACCGACGGCATGCAGGCCTTCATGGGCGGCAAACTGCGCACCGAAGGCGACATGATGCTGGCGATGAAGCTGAGCGAGCTGTTCCCGGCCTGA
- a CDS encoding YdcH family protein, producing MPVKHDLYQDLGFSKEAVHERRASDKRLDALLTQYDVADGEVLKAEKASASDEDVEILKKKRLLIKDEIAGRLG from the coding sequence ATGCCAGTGAAACACGACCTGTATCAGGACTTGGGTTTTAGCAAGGAAGCCGTTCACGAACGCAGGGCGAGTGACAAGCGGCTGGACGCGTTGCTTACGCAATATGACGTTGCGGACGGGGAGGTGCTCAAGGCAGAAAAAGCCAGTGCCAGCGATGAGGATGTGGAAATCCTGAAGAAGAAACGGCTGCTGATCAAAGACGAGATTGCAGGGCGCTTGGGTTAA
- a CDS encoding histidine phosphatase family protein, translating to MGSIYLIRHGQASFGADDYDVLSPVGVEQAQVLGRHLVDLGLSFDRCIAGDLRRQQHTASATFDQYSALGLPVPTLETDSAFNEFDGEAIIRGLLPDLLGSEPDAVHILRNGPQNRSEFQRIFALIVERWLAGTYDPPELESWLGFVERVQGGLQRILEAADNADKIAVFTSGGTITALLHLITRMPAAQAFEMNWQIVNTSLNQLKFRGREVALASFNNHAHLQLLKAPQLITFR from the coding sequence GTGGGCAGCATCTATCTGATTCGACATGGCCAGGCCTCCTTCGGTGCAGACGACTATGACGTCCTATCGCCCGTTGGCGTGGAGCAGGCGCAAGTGCTCGGTCGCCACCTGGTCGACCTGGGCCTGAGCTTCGACCGCTGCATCGCCGGTGACCTGCGCCGCCAGCAGCACACCGCCAGCGCCACGTTCGATCAATACAGCGCCCTTGGCCTCCCGGTTCCGACGTTGGAGACCGACAGCGCGTTCAACGAATTCGACGGCGAAGCGATCATCCGCGGCCTGTTGCCCGACCTGCTCGGCAGCGAACCCGATGCCGTGCACATCCTGCGTAACGGCCCGCAGAACCGCAGCGAGTTCCAGCGTATCTTCGCGCTGATTGTCGAGCGCTGGCTGGCCGGCACTTATGACCCACCGGAGCTGGAAAGCTGGCTGGGGTTTGTCGAACGCGTCCAGGGCGGCTTGCAGCGTATCCTCGAAGCCGCCGACAACGCCGACAAGATCGCCGTATTCACCTCCGGCGGCACCATCACCGCCCTGCTCCACCTGATTACCCGAATGCCCGCCGCCCAGGCGTTCGAAATGAACTGGCAAATTGTTAACACCTCGCTCAACCAGCTGAAATTCCGCGGTCGCGAGGTGGCACTGGCTTCCTTCAACAACCATGCCCACTTGCAACTGTTGAAGGCGCCGCAGCTCATCACTTTCCGATGA
- the tkt gene encoding transketolase → MNHVATAADTQCINTIRTLAMDAVQKANSGHPGTPMGLAPVGYTLWSRFLRYHPEHPDWPNRDRFVLSVGHASMLLYSLLHLAGVVEIDAHGKRSGQPAISLDDIKQFRQMGSKTPGHPEYRMTTGVETTTGPLGQGCANSVGMAMAERWLAERFNRDGQVLFDYDVYTLCGDGDMMEGISSEAASMAGHLKLDNLCWIYDNNTISIEGHTELAFSEDVIKRFQAYGWHTVHVTDANDLQALSVALETFKANTGAPTLIVVDSVIGYGSPHKHNIAAAHGEPLGEDEIRLTKAAYGWPQDSSFLVPEEARAVLRDALYERAEPLYAEWNQTLASLDPQRADELQRMRAGEMPEQWQAHLPSFAADAKGVASRASGGEVLNAFAQQIPWLLGGSADLSPSTKTNLTFDGAGRFSADDYSGRNLHFGIREHAMGAIANGMALSYLRPYTSTFLVFSDYMKPPIRLAAIMELPVIFVFTHDSIGVGEDGPTHQPIEHLTQLRATPGLLTLRPGDANETLELWKVALAQTHRPSCVVLSRQPLPTLDRSQYAPASGAAKGAYVLAGADQPEVILIATGSEVSLAVAAYEQLKGEGVAAQVVSMPSWELFEDQDQAYRDSVLPPAVKARVVVEQAGPLGWARYVGQTGAKIVMNSFGASAPLAKLQEKFGFTVENVVKLARQQIQLTKH, encoded by the coding sequence ATGAATCACGTTGCCACTGCTGCCGACACCCAATGCATTAACACTATTCGCACCCTGGCCATGGATGCCGTGCAGAAGGCCAACTCGGGCCACCCGGGTACGCCCATGGGCCTGGCGCCGGTGGGATACACATTGTGGAGTCGCTTCCTGCGCTATCACCCTGAGCATCCGGACTGGCCAAACCGCGATCGTTTTGTGCTGTCGGTGGGGCATGCGTCGATGTTGCTGTATTCGCTGTTGCATCTGGCCGGTGTGGTGGAGATTGACGCCCACGGCAAGCGTTCCGGCCAGCCGGCCATCAGCCTCGACGATATCAAGCAGTTCCGGCAGATGGGTTCCAAGACGCCAGGCCATCCCGAGTACCGCATGACCACCGGCGTAGAAACCACCACCGGCCCGCTGGGCCAGGGCTGCGCCAACAGCGTCGGCATGGCCATGGCCGAACGCTGGCTGGCCGAGCGTTTCAACCGCGACGGCCAGGTGCTGTTCGACTACGACGTGTACACCCTGTGCGGTGACGGCGACATGATGGAAGGCATCAGCAGCGAAGCGGCGTCGATGGCCGGCCACTTGAAGCTGGATAACCTGTGCTGGATCTACGACAACAACACCATCAGCATCGAGGGCCACACTGAGCTTGCGTTCAGCGAAGACGTGATCAAGCGCTTCCAGGCCTACGGCTGGCACACCGTGCACGTCACCGATGCCAATGACTTGCAGGCCTTGAGCGTGGCCCTGGAAACTTTCAAGGCCAACACCGGTGCACCGACCCTGATCGTGGTCGACAGCGTGATCGGATACGGTTCGCCACACAAACACAACATCGCCGCCGCCCATGGCGAGCCATTGGGCGAAGACGAAATTCGCCTGACCAAGGCTGCCTATGGCTGGCCGCAGGATTCGAGTTTCCTGGTGCCCGAAGAGGCCCGTGCGGTATTGCGCGATGCCCTGTACGAACGCGCCGAACCGCTGTACGCCGAGTGGAACCAGACCCTGGCGTCCCTCGACCCGCAACGGGCCGATGAACTGCAGCGCATGCGCGCCGGGGAAATGCCCGAGCAGTGGCAAGCGCACCTGCCGAGCTTCGCCGCCGATGCCAAAGGCGTCGCCAGTCGTGCCTCGGGTGGCGAAGTGCTGAATGCCTTTGCCCAGCAAATCCCGTGGCTGCTGGGCGGCTCGGCGGATTTGTCGCCCTCGACCAAGACCAACCTCACCTTCGACGGCGCCGGGCGTTTCAGCGCAGATGACTACAGTGGGCGCAACCTGCACTTCGGTATCCGCGAACATGCCATGGGCGCGATTGCCAACGGCATGGCACTGTCCTACCTGCGTCCGTACACCTCGACCTTCCTGGTGTTCAGCGACTACATGAAACCGCCGATCCGCCTGGCGGCGATCATGGAACTGCCGGTAATCTTCGTATTCACCCATGATTCCATCGGCGTAGGCGAGGATGGGCCAACGCACCAACCTATCGAACACCTGACCCAACTGCGCGCCACCCCGGGGCTGCTGACCCTGCGCCCGGGTGACGCGAATGAAACCCTGGAACTGTGGAAAGTGGCCCTGGCCCAAACCCATCGGCCGAGCTGTGTGGTGCTGTCGCGCCAGCCGCTGCCCACGTTGGATCGCAGCCAGTATGCGCCAGCGTCCGGGGCGGCCAAGGGGGCGTATGTGCTGGCCGGTGCGGATCAACCCGAGGTTATTCTGATCGCCACAGGCAGTGAGGTTAGTCTCGCAGTGGCTGCCTATGAACAGCTCAAGGGCGAAGGCGTTGCCGCGCAGGTGGTATCGATGCCGAGCTGGGAGTTGTTTGAAGATCAAGACCAGGCTTACCGCGACAGCGTCTTGCCGCCGGCAGTAAAAGCCCGGGTCGTGGTGGAGCAGGCAGGTCCCTTGGGTTGGGCCCGTTATGTCGGGCAGACCGGCGCCAAAATAGTGATGAACAGCTTCGGCGCCTCGGCACCGCTGGCCAAGTTGCAGGAGAAGTTCGGGTTCACCGTGGAGAATGTGGTGAAGCTGGCCAGGCAACAAATTCAACTGACCAAGCACTGA